GAGGCGGTCGGCTCGCTCGTTTTCTTCTCTAGGAATTTGGACAACTTTAGCTTCTAGGTCATCCACTCTCGCCTTTACTTcaccaaggtacttcttcatcttttcgcccCTGCACTCATAGTCTCCATTTATCTGGTTAGTGACGACCTGTGAAtcgcagtagatgactaccTTCGCGGCTCCTGCcgctttggcgaggtcgagccctgctatcagagcctcatactctaattcattgttggtggcagggaagtcgagacggaccatacattcaatggtgtctccttcgGGCGATAATAGCACAATGCCGGCCCCTGCGGCTTGTCTGTTAGATGACCCGTCCGTATATATACTCTATTGAGGGGACTctgctgcccccttgtcttcatcATGAGTGAACTCAGCTATAAAGTCGGCGACAACCTGTCCCTTGATGGCAGTCCGTGGGCGGTAttgaatatcaaattcgctTAGTTCTATAGCCCATAATGCCAATCGTCCTGCAGCTTCGGGACTGCTCATTGCTCGCCTTAAAGGCTTGTCAGTCAGGACGTTCACcgtatgggcttggaagtacggTTTGAGTTTGCGGGCTACCGTAACCAATGCAAAGacaagtttttccatgggcgggtatctttcttcggccccatgaagcgctcggcttgcgtagtacacgggcttttgcactttctcttcttctctgatcaaggcCGCGCTAACTGTCGCgggggagacggctagatagagaaaaagctcctcTCCTGGCTGCGACGGGCTTAGTAATGGTGGGGAGGAAAGGTAAGACTTCAATTCTTCGAACGCTTGctggcattcgtcagtccattcgaaggatttcttcaatgttcggaagaagggtaaacacttgtcCGTGGCCCTTGACACAAACCTGTTTAGTGCCGCTATCTTTCCATTGAGGCTttgcacctccttcacatttcttggtggtgccatatcCAGGATGGCCTAGATCTTGTCCGGATTTGCTTCTATTcccctctgagacaccatgaatcctaagaattttcctgccaTTACCCCAATGGCAcactttcctggattgagcttcatattgtaggagcgaagtgtgtcgaatgtttctttgagatctcctagatgatcttcctcccttcggctctttaccaacatgtcgttcacatagacttggacattcctcccaatctgctgcgcgaacattttgttcatgagtctcTGGTATGTTGGGCCTGCGTTCTTCAGGctgaagggcatcaccttgtaacagaagaggccttggctggttacgaacgacgttttctcttggtcggcttcatgcattcggatttggttgtaccctgagaaggcgtccatgaagctcagcagTTGGTGTCGAGCCGTAGAGTCTACTAGGATATCGACcctcgggagggggtagctGTCCTTGAACCAGGCCTTATTgagatcggtgaagtccacgcacatacGCCATTTCCCGCAcgccttcttgaccatcaccacatttgctagccagtcgggatagtatacttctctaataaaacttgcttcccgtaactttctgacttcttctgctatggctcggtctcgctcgggggcaaacactctcttcttctgtctGATAGGTGGGAAGGCGAGCGATACGTTCAACCtatgcaccatgactgaaggatctattcccggcatatcttcatgatccCACGCGAATACGTCTCAATTGCTTCTGAGGAAGGCTATGAGCTCCTGACGGATCATGGTGTTAGCGagcgttccaattttggtcgttcgaCTAGGATCGGAActgtcaaggggtatctcttccAACTTCTCGACCGGCTTTGTTACTGTCCGGCgctcttctatgcttaaagcctgaacctgatcctccatttccatcatggctatgtaACATTCGCGTGCGGCCATCTGACTCCCGCGCAGTTCGCCTACTCCGTAATCAGtcgggaacttgatcattaggtgataggtggaagttactgccttccatgagttgagcgtgggttgcccgaggatagcgttgtaggctgatgagcaatcgaccaccaagaatgtcacgtccctggctatttgttgagggtaatcgcctacaatgacggataatgtgactgcgcccaatgggaatacccggctccTGCCGAAGCCAACAAGCGGGGCGTTGGTTGGGATCAACTGCTCTCTctcgatcctcatctgctggaacgctgtatagtataaaatatcccctgaactgccattgtcgaccagcacccagtgcatgttgtagtcccccacacgcaggctgacgacgagcgcatcatcatgtggatggtgaaggcgtcgcgcgtcttcctctgagaatccgattatgggaccttctctccgtgctatcttcggcacgattcccgtcagctgaacattttgtaccatccgaagataggtcttgcgggctttcttggatgacccggcggcagccgttcctcctacgatcatcctgaTATCCCCAATCGGAGGCCTCGGTCGCTCATTGTCTTGCCGGGGGTGTTGGTCTTGTGCGGGGGGATTCGCTTTCTCTTTGCTAACGAATctctgcagctttccttgtctgataagggcctcaatctgctgcttgaggtcatagcaatcagccgtgtcgtggccgtggtcgcgGTGGAAACGGCAATATTTATCCCTGGAACGTTTGTTGGGGTCGCTTTTCAGTTTTCCTAGGAATGTCAGAGCctcttcgtccttgatttgcataaggacttgatctaCCGGGGCTGTTAGCGGAGTGAAGCTCGTGAACCTTCCCCCCATGGGTTTAGGGCGCCTTTCTTCCCTCCGGTCTCCTGTTCTTGTCTTCTTTCGGCCTTGGTCCTACCGACTGTCTTCCTGCCGTTCTCTTTTCCTTGACTTCTCTTCCCGAGCCAACAGCgcatcttcagcgttcatatactttgtGGCGCGGTAAAGCACTTTCAACATGGTCttagggtcgtttttgtatagggaaaacaaaaactttcccttcttcaagccattcgtgaatgccgcaACAAGGATCTTATTGTCGGCTTCGTCGACTGAGAGtgcctctttgttgaagcgggagatgtaagcccttaaagtttcatcttctCGCTGTTTCATGCTCATCAAGCACGCTGTAGACTTCTTGTATCGATGACATCCAATGAAGTGTGCGGTAAACTGAGCGCTGAGctctttgaaggtgctgatggagtttggcgtcagtcggctgaaccaaattctcgctgcgcccttcagtgttgtagggaaggccctacacatgatggcgtccgctactccttgaaggtgcattagggtcttgaaggtccCCAGGTGGTCCAGcgggtccttgaccccgtcataactgtctatctgtggcatgcggaacttgcttggtaaagggtaggagttgacggtggcggtgaatagcgagtcagttcggttgacaaggtcgtccaggtcgcttgatactcgtcccttgagagcattcatcataacctccatttgttccttcatggccTGCATCTCTGCGATAACAAGTGGCGGAGCAATTTCTGCGAGGGAGGGGATGCTCGTGTTCTGCCGTTctggtttgctcggggcgttgctggcctggggcccttcctgatttctcctgtcggcgctggttccttcttgatctgctccttggttgtTGGGGGCTGCATTCTTCTGTTTcagttgctcttctaggtcgtggttttgcttggtgaggcgctctacggcagcggcgagtgtcctcacctgtctttcaagagcagtcgtaggggcttcttcttcttgaacgtcgttGGTAGTCGCcgttgagcgagtgagtacaatgtaactcttttgtctaggaagcgagaaTGTGCtacgtttcccacagacggcgccaactgatgatacCGAAAATAgtaccaccagtgagtcacacgttcctcgtacgatcgcGAATGGCACCTGCACAATGAAGaggaataacctagcagagagtaccggtgtggtatcggccaaacaccctccgaaggtcaagttagaactattctcactgctctagagtgctgagagggtaaattatgcgtacgttagtttgtgagggtgcttgggtttttatactagtagaaggttgacctctttaccttggagtagaagtcctttccttataggagtcttttccttataggagtccctTTGAGCGTAAtttacgggatcttttccttatggggatcctttgaatattatctagcgtgggaaGCAAGTGAACTTGTGCCTGGTCCGTCAGCTTCAATTTACCTCCCTTACTTTTGTTATGCCGTCAGCCTTGGAGCCGTCAACCACAGAGTCAGCCGACAATATGACCGTCAGCATAAGCATCGTCTGTTAAGCTTAAAGGCAATGTATTAAACCGTCGGTTTTATGTCCGTGTGGTTAGGCtctccttttatcctcatcagtatctattacagtctaccaaataTGCCCTTATTGTATGGGATCCAAATCCATCCGGAccatccctctctctctcacacacacacactcaactCTATATTGGCATCATGGAACTTCATTGAGTTCACACAATAGCATAACACTATTGTAGAATCTTGTCACTACTTAACAGATATCATGTTTTGTGGTTATATGGCTAAAGCCTTCCTGTATTCATATCTTCTCATCATATCTTAACTTCTATTAGGAGAATCTCTTATGCGCTAAGAGTCAAAATCACAATAATTCATACCAATAACCAATCTTCAAGAGCATTTCCAAATTTTACCAGCTCAAACCTAACCAATGGTAATTTGTATCACCATTTTTTCCTCTAAAATTGCAACACtgaactttaatttatttattttttgttagcCAACTTATCTAACCCATTTATTCGGCTCACTTGATTATTTTCAGACCCTTCATCATCATTTTACTTTGTTCAATGTTACATAAAATAGTTTGTTTGGacatttttgttatgaattgtCATTCACCAAAAACATTGTACAATGTTTAGCTATAATTTATATTCATTGGGATCAAACATTGGATTGCTTGATGATGCATTGCTtgtttaaacaaatttttttctaaataatgaATTGAGTCTACATTGAAATGTTAATCTAATGAATCTTTTTAATCCACTTCTAGAACTtagaagatttttatttcaatatcTCTGTTGTGTTGTGAAAGTGATTGTTCATACCAAACCAATAATAATCAGGGCACGTGTAGGATACACTTTGTGGCCATCTTGATCGCACAAAGGTGACAAAAGCAACGAAAGGAGTACATGTTTTCCCGACCCCAACAACAATAGTCAATAGGAAAAAAAGCTGAGAATCGAATAAAAAAGTGGTCCATcgttaaattaaaaaattagccACGTGTCCAGACAAAGTCTAATGGGTAGCTTCGTTGCCCACCACGTGTTCTAAGAAGTACAGCACACAGTCACTACAGTCCATAACATCATGGGAAATGGGCATGGATTAATAATCgatttaaagaaattttgctaagaaaaaaataattaatatttagattttgttaatgtgtgcatataataattaaatatttttagaattattttttcgataattgaaaaagtatttataattttttcaattttcgagaaaatatttctaaaaatgaaTGACTTAATGTgtttaaatttttctaaaataaattattaattaatattttaaagacACTTGTTAGCATGATCCTATCATTATAAACTAATGAAAAGGTGCTGATGCTGTCACATGCCACCTAAAGGATCAATTTTTTGCTTGGACACGCGGGCCAATGATGTACGTTTTATTCTATCGCAATTATCGAAACGAAGAAGGCCAACATCAGATCAGAGTTTCAAAAATCTACAATAGACCAAACTGATCATTAGGCaactttttgaatttgaggTCAAGCCCTGAGTCTCCTGACAAAGTAAACGTTGGTTTTTGCACACCAACCCATACTCTTGTTTACCGAACTCCAAACTCTTTTTGCCCGTTTTTCTCCTTTTGGACTTTTCGTCCATACGACCATACACTAACCACATGATAGACACTAATAAAATTACCATATGTTTAGgaacatttcttttttcttttttagtatattttttgcaaaaaaattgctatataattaaattagattggtacgtaataaaaaattagtgttTACGATGAATTCAAATAACTTCAATCATGGAATATGTcagaaaatttaaacattaGACTCAAAATATCAAGAATACCTGGTCACCATACTAAAAATAGAATTTAGCAGCTATGATCTAAAAATAATAGTGGGtaaaacaacattaaaaaaaaaaaaactattagaaTAATGTTTCTCTttcataaaacattttacaaaaataaaagtgtGACTCTTAATTATTAGTGACTGCAAGTTAGTCATACAAAGGTGAATGGTGATTAGACCGGCCACCATCGATGGCAGTCGAAAGGTAGCAATTGCAAGTTTGTCAAACGGAGATGAATTTGTTCCCTCTCCATTCGGTGACTAAACTGTCACCAACAACAATAGTTGGGAAAACATCAATTTTAAAGGTACTTAAATATTTGTATATCACACTAAAGGTATATTTGAGATTTGCtcattttgttgaaattgaaaaatttttattaaaaatattgtaaataaaggtaaaaattagctgaaatagtatagtgagatccataaataatatcaaaaagtaaactgaataataaaataagttgacaaaaataatctttactGAACGGACACTAAATATTCaagaatattttcttaaaaaatgttTTCGGTGTTACAGCCAGACCAACAAGCTATATTGTATTCCCCAAACGAAAAAAACCGAGAAAAGCGTTGTGTATCTAAAAAACACTACCAAAAGTGCAAAACACAATCAACTAAAATActgtaataaatttaatctaGGAATTACACGTGTAACCCAACCCTAATCCCACGTGTGGAATATTACTAGTAGAGCGAAAAAAAAAGCGGATAAATCAAGTGGACTCGTGTCAAAACGCGCAAAAAGAGTCCAACACGTAGAACTAGAACCTGAGATATTTTTGAGCCACTTAAAAAGATCTTTTGAGAATCAGAGTCCCCAGTGGGACACGTGTCCATGATTCCCCGCCTTCAAATCCAAAACCTGACGTAACTCCTCGATTCTCTATCACAGTGTCTCAGCAATACAATACCAACACGCGTCCCTAAGCCAATAAAAAATCGACACGTTAGTATTTCCTAAACCAGTATCTAAGGCACTGTACGAACCAATCCACGCACGCCACGTTTTCCCTAAAATAACCGTATATATAGGAAGCCCGTTAGGAAATAAGAAACCGTTGAAAACTTGGATTAGGATTAGGATGAGTGCCAACGCTAACACGCGACTCCGACCGAGTCGAGGCTCCGAGTCGGACGAGTCAGGCATTATCAACGAGCGAGTGCTGGTTTTGATCTTCGAGTCGATCAAATGGGACATACATACTCTGTGTTCGACTTCCTCAGTGAACCGGAAGCTACGGGCCATAGCGAACCGGCTTCTCTGGCGCGAGCTCTGCGTTCATCGCGCTCCGAGAATGGTATCCACATTGGCCAGCGGGTCGACCAACAACCGGATCGGCGGTGGATGGCACGCGCTGGCGAAGCTCCTTTTCTTCTGCTGCGGGAGCGAGTCGACTCGGAATTTCAAGCTGAGTCGGGACTTGCCGGGTCACTTCGTGAAGGCCTCGCGGTTTTCGAAAACTTCGGGTCGGAGTTTTCTGAGCAAGAAATGCCGGGGCGATTTGTTGTACGTTAGTGACCCGTGTGAGCACCCGAACCCGAGTGGCGGTGGCAAGGAAGATGATTTGGGGGTTTATAGAGGGGTGTTTAAGGGATTCTTGAAATCGAGGACGAGAGCGTGTTTGATCGGACGGCAGGTAGAGCTCGAGGAAAAGGTGAGGTGTCCTTATTGTGGGGCCCCAGTGTGGAGCATGACTTCGGCTCGGCTTGTTCCCAAAAGTGCGGCTCGGCGGCTCGGCTCACATCACGGTGGATTGGAGTACTTTGTCTGTGTTAATGGGCATTTGCATGGTTCGTGCTGGCTCGTCCCTCTGTCGTccgatgaggatgaggatgaggatgatcttgatcttgatcttgatgatGACGTGGACGGTGACGATGAGGATGAAACTGGGGCCCATGAGGTTGATCACATGGTGGTTAGTGGGAGTGCGAGTTCACGAGAGGAATATTAACTTCAGTTGCTTCCACGTGGCAGGGGGGGgctttgaatttgattttgattctgTGATTTGGTGGGAAATGATGACATGGAGAGAGTAGatgatttggattttggagttAGGTTGACGTGGAATATtgggtttttaggtttttttttttttgagaattttttccCGGTGTGCTACTTTTTTGGGTTACCTTAACTTTCTCAGATCAATATAAATGAGTTTCGGATATGGGCAAATTGATGTGCAGTAACAAAGGTGTAGTATATTAGAGTATCTCTagcatatttttcaaatttgtacTGTGATATTGAAGAACACTTTTGTATTGTTTGGagtgatttttacttttttttttttttttttagttatctattttttaaaatacactttttagccgattttttattttattttttattttatttaaatattatttctttatttattttttatttattttttaacaactttatattttttaatatttttttattcaatatatgattattataatagaaaaaacatTTGGAAGATGTACATAGTCCATCAGATTTGGTAAGTTACTATttatgagccaaaaaaaaatttagaatttagagAATTTATtggagatattttttttttttgtctcattctctattattttacttttagttACACTATTAGAGATGTTTTTAGTAGATCTTTTAACAAAATGGTAATAATTGAGTAGTTTCAGAACAATGCATCAGACTCTTATAACAAGGATAAGTCCCACTGCGAGAGTTTGGAAGATTGCACCGGGACTaccaataatttttcttaactAAAGCAAACACGTTGTTGCATTAGCCAATGAAATATAAATGgtgtttgaaactttgaatttaattgggaaacTAAATATACTACACCCAAATTACCATTCCTACTTTTGACCCTTCTTTTATATTGTTACGTTTCATTTTTTGTATGAGTTGAGTCAAGCTGTTATGTTGTTCATGTGATTGGTTCTGCTTCCTTTGTAGCCAGTTCTTAGTTTTCGTCTGTTCAATAAAGATttcttattatcaaaaaaaaaaaaaaaaaaaaaaatgttgttcaTGTGATATTGAagtggattttaattttaaaatttcgtTTTTCTGATGACAACTTGACATTTGTAGTGTTTCTTTATAATCAGTATTGACAGTTATCTGGACTGTCAGGAGAATATGGGGTTGGATATTTGGAGGgttgggatttttttattttatttttaaagaaagtaaGGATATATAAAAGCTTATATGATTATTATATGTACCATAATTATtgtaaacaaacaaatgaaaatttgcTAAGTGCTCAATCCTCAAATATATGTTATTTGATTTGTCAAGATGTTTCTCTGCTGCTTTGACAGCAGAGATGTTTCTATACTTTAACttcattattaataaatttgttttttggaaCATTATCTAGCTTGCAATGATAATAGAAAGGTGGTGATAGAAGATTATGATTAGTTTTCGTCTCTCTTTATTCTTCACTGCAAAAAGGTCATATTGAAATTGAAGTTTGAAGAGTATTTCTTGGCATTATGACAAAGTTGGAAGTCCAGATTTCATGAGAGACACAAGATATTGTTATGGAGAATTTCAACCAACATCCTACCCACGAATTATAAGCTAAACAGGTTTTCTAGATAAGCTGATCCTAGCTGCCCTCTTATGTGATTGTGAACAAGAGACTGCCTCTCACCTATTCTTGCAATGCCATTTTGTAAGAGCATTATGATATGGGAACTGGTGAAGTAttaaaattgatgaagttcagGTTTCTTCTCTAGATCAATGGATGGATATCCTATTTGACCCCTTGGATTCCTAATTCTGATGAGGAGCAAAGAAGCAAGTTCTTGTTATATGGTGCACTAGTCTTTGAGTGGGTTTGGAAGTGCAAAAACCAGACTGTATCTGAGAACAAAGGCCTGCACTATGAACAGGTTTGAAGAAGTTTTATGAAGATTTTCCAAGAGCATTGAACTATGACAAGGCTAGGCTCTCATAGTTCTCCAAATGGAGATCTATGAGCTGGTCAAGCCACAACAAAGTGCAATcaagcttatttttattttaatttattaattatcaaGTGCAATCAAGCTTAATTGTGATGCAGAAATTGGGGTCTTAAAACTCTTCTATTGTTGTTGTAGCCAGAGATTGGAGAACTAGTGTTTGTCATTAGACTCGTTACAAAAAAATTGGACACCATCACCCCTATCCAAGCTGAAGTTGAGGCTATCCTGTGAGAATTAAAACTGGCTTCCTAAGCTAATCTTGGAAGGTTGGTTATATATAGAAGGGGACTTCAGCAGTTGTATTGAAGTCTAAGAAGCCACGATTCTGCAGTTTCTTGGACAATTAAAAACTTTGATGATGGTGCCAGAATGGTATTGTAGAGTTTTGATGATGCTAATGTGAGCTGGGTCAATTGAGAACAACTAGTAAGCAATTTGTGCGATTCACGGATAATATTGTAATGTTTTATATAAGATGGTTTTGGAAAATGTTGGATATGTATTATAGCATAATTATTATAGAACTTTAttagtaatgagttcatcataaaagacaataattataaattgcacacataAATCTATTAATAATGTGtcttttttggttgttgagagagtttcaatttatggcgtccgctcctaataatagttctttatcatcagaccaagacaccaattagttttttgtgtaggtggggattgaaccccagatctctttctctttctccttaattCTAAAATAAAGTACACATCCCAAACACCCACAGTCAACCACATCATTTACGAAACCCACAAATCCACAATATCTAACCTTAAAATCAAAATCGTAATTGTCGttgtcactcaatataaaatgcaagctCTTTTTATTGGTTGTAGCCAACTCATACAAGTTAGGATTAGATGAAACAATAATGTTAGAGCTACGTAGGTGTCGTCGAAAAATTGAAGGTaaataatatattgttttgGTCTGTGTGTATTTGATATGAGATGGCATGAAGAGCTAttggtgtgtgtgtatatatatatatatataaaggggtaGAAGTCCAAGAGAtgaaaatggtgaattaaaatgcaataagttttgtgtgtatatatgtgagaggaaaagtcttgaaacattgaactaaagaataccaaaaaatatttattttttaattagaaaagttttgaaatattgaaccaaatgaaacaaaaaatcaatatttaatttgttcttatctctgATGTGGCActtgagaatatttcaattctctttgcaTAAAAAGTGACACTTGgcaaaaattcatattttttcatatgagatctctgtttttatatatatatcgatTGATTGATGTTGGTAAAAGTGCGCTTAGGCCTCTTGGAGCCTAGGCGCAAAGCGCAAGCACGTGCCAAATTGAAGTAAA
The sequence above is drawn from the Quercus lobata isolate SW786 chromosome 12, ValleyOak3.0 Primary Assembly, whole genome shotgun sequence genome and encodes:
- the LOC115971859 gene encoding EID1-like F-box protein 3; amino-acid sequence: MSANANTRLRPSRGSESDESGIINERVLVLIFESIKWDIHTLCSTSSVNRKLRAIANRLLWRELCVHRAPRMVSTLASGSTNNRIGGGWHALAKLLFFCCGSESTRNFKLSRDLPGHFVKASRFSKTSGRSFLSKKCRGDLLYVSDPCEHPNPSGGGKEDDLGVYRGVFKGFLKSRTRACLIGRQVELEEKVRCPYCGAPVWSMTSARLVPKSAARRLGSHHGGLEYFVCVNGHLHGSCWLVPLSSDEDEDEDDLDLDLDDDVDGDDEDETGAHEVDHMVVSGSASSREEY